The Halobellus sp. MBLA0158 genome has a window encoding:
- a CDS encoding DUF7124 domain-containing protein produces the protein MSDEPSGAGAPGGGDADMTLAFELDALRNLADPNAVFNDARQWTEYVGVVSEKPTYVVTNYTRKHRVRQDFFSGPRGVEESLENVKEQFDTDRHVFVGVSEEDRDIAEAAGWEYLPLQDAAEAAGWRIAGSAASTDPFESSDRDDWP, from the coding sequence ATGAGCGACGAGCCCTCAGGCGCCGGCGCGCCGGGCGGCGGCGACGCCGATATGACGCTGGCGTTCGAGCTGGACGCGCTGCGGAACCTCGCGGACCCGAACGCCGTGTTCAACGACGCCCGACAGTGGACGGAGTACGTCGGCGTCGTGAGCGAAAAGCCCACCTACGTCGTCACCAACTACACCCGGAAGCACCGGGTCCGCCAGGACTTCTTCTCCGGGCCGCGCGGCGTCGAAGAGAGCCTCGAAAACGTCAAAGAGCAGTTCGACACCGATCGGCACGTCTTCGTCGGCGTCTCCGAGGAGGACAGGGATATCGCCGAGGCCGCCGGCTGGGAGTACCTCCCCCTTCAGGACGCCGCGGAGGCCGCGGGCTGGCGCATCGCCGGCAGCGCCGCCAGCACCGACCCCTTCGAGTCCAGCGATCGCGACGACTGGCCCTGA
- the mptA gene encoding GTP cyclohydrolase MptA yields MSHQLPDVQASQPDVTVGLSQVGVTGVDKLVKLARDGHQRPLVLMAEFEVFVDLPSGRKGIDMSRNMQVIDETLESAVSEPAYRVEDMCGDAAERLLAKHDYTSTAEVRMTADFVVREDTPASGLATQSTITIVASATATEEGTREEIGAEVTGMTVCPCSQGMSASRARDVLHDLDVDDETIDEFLEKVPQPGHSQRGHATLTVTADGSPDVDLMEIAEIARDSMSARIYNLAKRPDEDHMTYQAHADAKFVEDCVRSMAEQVVEEFDHLDDDAVVHMKQSNDESIHQHNAHAEREVTLEQLRSEVNGYSE; encoded by the coding sequence ATGAGTCACCAGCTTCCTGACGTACAGGCGAGCCAGCCCGACGTGACGGTGGGGCTGAGTCAGGTCGGCGTCACCGGCGTCGACAAGCTCGTCAAACTCGCCCGGGACGGCCACCAGCGGCCGCTCGTCCTGATGGCCGAGTTCGAGGTGTTCGTCGACCTCCCCAGCGGTCGCAAGGGGATCGACATGAGTCGGAACATGCAGGTCATCGACGAGACCCTGGAGTCGGCCGTCTCCGAGCCGGCGTACCGCGTCGAGGACATGTGCGGCGACGCCGCCGAGCGCCTGCTCGCGAAGCACGATTACACCTCCACCGCCGAGGTCCGGATGACGGCGGACTTCGTCGTCCGCGAGGACACGCCCGCGAGCGGGCTCGCGACCCAGAGCACGATCACCATCGTCGCCAGCGCCACGGCGACAGAGGAGGGCACCCGCGAGGAGATCGGCGCCGAGGTCACGGGAATGACGGTCTGTCCCTGCTCGCAGGGGATGTCGGCCTCGCGCGCCCGCGACGTCCTCCACGATCTCGATGTCGACGACGAGACCATCGACGAGTTCCTGGAGAAGGTCCCCCAGCCGGGCCACTCCCAGCGCGGCCACGCGACGCTCACGGTCACCGCCGACGGCTCGCCGGACGTCGACCTGATGGAGATCGCAGAGATCGCCCGCGACTCGATGTCCGCGCGGATCTACAACCTCGCCAAGCGCCCCGACGAGGACCATATGACCTACCAGGCCCACGCGGACGCGAAGTTCGTCGAGGACTGCGTGCGCTCGATGGCCGAGCAGGTGGTCGAGGAGTTCGACCACCTCGACGACGACGCCGTCGTCCACATGAAGCAGTCGAACGACGAGTCCATCCACCAGCACAACGCCCACGCCGAGCGCGAGGTCACCCTCGAACAGCTCCGCAGCGAAGTGAACGGATACTCGGAGTAG
- a CDS encoding TrmB family transcriptional regulator, with product MASLRDLGLSEYEARAYRSLLRTGATTAKELSRASDVPMGRIYDVLNSLEQHNLVRSQAASRPKKYVAVEPDTALDRLLENKRRELREKASQYESVVDELTEELEAAEPVQSQFWTAAVGADESMELLVERLAAADDSLVVVAGSVSPQFDLGVVGDQVAEELEAALDRGVDVSVLMAPELVDSLPSSVGDRYLDRLADHPDFAVRTAPDLSGTFELIDDVEVCIEVPNPLDPAEAFAMIDLKDPEFAGDVREMFDPTWEAAEPLSLGTGEE from the coding sequence AGCGTACCGGTCGCTGCTGCGGACGGGGGCGACAACCGCAAAGGAGTTGTCGCGCGCCAGCGACGTGCCGATGGGTCGGATCTACGACGTCCTCAACAGCCTCGAACAGCACAACCTCGTCCGGAGCCAGGCGGCGAGCCGGCCGAAGAAGTACGTCGCCGTCGAGCCGGACACCGCGCTCGACCGCCTCTTAGAGAACAAGCGCCGGGAACTCAGGGAGAAGGCGAGCCAGTACGAGAGCGTCGTAGACGAACTCACAGAGGAACTAGAGGCCGCAGAGCCCGTCCAGAGCCAGTTCTGGACGGCCGCCGTCGGCGCCGACGAGTCGATGGAACTGCTCGTCGAGCGCCTCGCCGCCGCGGACGACTCCCTCGTCGTCGTCGCCGGATCGGTGTCGCCGCAGTTCGACCTGGGCGTCGTCGGCGACCAGGTGGCCGAGGAACTGGAGGCGGCGCTGGACCGCGGCGTCGACGTCTCGGTGCTGATGGCCCCGGAATTGGTCGACTCGCTCCCGTCGAGCGTCGGCGACCGCTACCTCGATCGGCTGGCCGACCACCCGGACTTCGCGGTCCGGACGGCGCCGGACCTCTCGGGGACGTTCGAGCTCATCGACGACGTGGAGGTCTGCATCGAGGTGCCGAACCCGCTGGACCCCGCGGAGGCGTTCGCGATGATCGATCTGAAGGACCCGGAGTTCGCCGGCGACGTCCGGGAGATGTTCGACCCGACCTGGGAGGCGGCGGAGCCGCTCTCGCTGGGGACGGGTGAGGAATAG